From the genome of Populus trichocarpa isolate Nisqually-1 chromosome 15, P.trichocarpa_v4.1, whole genome shotgun sequence, one region includes:
- the LOC7474828 gene encoding uncharacterized protein LOC7474828 isoform X1 yields MATDGAAVVGFVGLDDLSLDMAAALLRAGYKVQAFEIDETLVDKFLNLGGTRSASLIEAGKEVAALIVLISHVDQINDVFFGQQGVLKGLQKGALIILRSTILPSYIQNLEKRLRDEDSMAHLIEAYVSRGFSEVLKGRTMITSSGRSEANAKAQPILSAMSEKLFTFEGEVGTGSKIKMVNELLEGIHLVAALEAISLCTQAGIHPWIVYDIISNAAGNSWVFKNHIPQFLRGDTKVHSYRTVVQNLGIVLDTAKSLIFPLPLLSVAHQQLILGSSYGQGDDSDVTFVKVWGKLLGANIQDAASAELYEPEQLARQIVAKSVVVKRIGFIGLGAMGFGMATHLLKSNFCVVGYDVYKPTLTRFANAGGLIGNSPAETSKDVDVLVVMVTNETQAESVLYGDLGAVAALPSGASIILSSTVSPAFVSQLERRLQGEGKGLKLVDAPVSGGVKRASEGTLTIMASGTDEALTCTGSVLSALSEKLYVIRGGCGAGSGVKMINQLLAGVHIASGAEAMALGARLGLNTRMLFDFVKNSGGTSWMFENRVPHMLDNDYTPYSALDIFVKDLGIVCRESSSLKVPLHIATVAHQLFLAGSAAGWGRQDDAGVVKVYETLTGVKVEGTLPVLKKEVVLQSLPPEWPLDPIDDIHRLNQSNSKTLVVLDDDPTGTQTVHDIEVLTEWSVGSIVEQFRKKPKCFFILTNSRSLSSEKASALIKDICGNLSIAAKSVENIDYTVVLRGDSTLRGHFPEEADAAVSLLGEMDAWIICPFFLQGGRYTIKDIHYVADSDWLVPAGDTEFARDASFGYKSSNLREWVEEKTRGRIPASSVSSISINLLRKGGPDAVCDTLCNLQKGSTCIVNAASDRDMAVFSAGMIQAELRGKSFLCRTAASFVSTRIGIIPKAPILPKDLGITKERKGGLIVVGSYVPKTTKQVEELKLQCGQFLKKLEVSVDKIAMKSLEEREEEINRVAEMANLLLGACKDTLIMTSRELITGKTASESLEINFKVSSALVEIVRRISTRPRYILAKGGITSSDLATKALEAKCAKVVGQALAGIPLWQLGPESRHPGVPYIVFPGNVGDSKALADVVKSWALPSRLSSTKELLLNAERGGYAVGAFNVYNMEGAEAVVAAAEEENSPAILQIHPSALKQGGIPLVACCVSAAEQANVPITVHFDHGTSKQELVEALDLGFDSLMVDGSHLSLKDNIAYTKYISLLAHSKNMLVEAELGRLSGTEDDLTVEDYEARLTDVNQAEEFIDETGIDALAVCIGNVHGKYPASGPNLRLDLLKDLHALSSKKGVFLVLHGASGLSEELIKASIQRGVTKFNVNTEVRNAYMNSLSNPKKDLVHVMASAKEAMKAVVAEKMRLFGSSGKA; encoded by the exons ATGGCGACTGACGGTGCTGCGGTTGTTGGATTCGTCGGATTGGATGATTTGAGCTTAGACATGGCCGCTGCGCTTCTTCGTGCTGGCTACAAAGTTCAAGCTTTCGAG ATAGATGAAACTTTGGTTGATAAATTTTTGAATCTAGGGGGAACGAGAAGTGCCAGCCTTATTGAGGCTGGGAAAG AAGTTGCAGCTTTGATTGTTCTAATATCTCACGTGGATCAAATCAATGATGTATTTTTTGGCCAACAGGGTGTTTTGAAAG GATTGCAGAAAGGGGCACTTATCATCCTACGTTCAACCATTCTGCCATCATACATCCAGAATCTAGAGAAACGTCTCAGAG ATGAAGATTCGATGGCTCATCTAATAGAAGCATATGTCTCCAGGGGATTTTCTGAAGTCTTAAAGGGAAGAACCATG ATTACATCCTCGGGAAGGTCTGAAGCTAATGCGAAGGCGCAGCCTATTCTTTCTg CAATGTCCGAAAAGCTTTTCACCTTCGAAGGTGAAGTAGGCACTGGAAG taaaattaaaatggtGAATGAGCTGCTTGAGGGCATTCATCTTGTTGCTGCACTGGAGGCGATTTCTCTTTGCACTCAAGCTGGAATTCATCCATGGATAGTCTATGATATTATTTCCAATGCTGCTGGAAACTCATG GGTTTTCAAAAATCATATTCCCCAGTTTTTGAGAGGTGATACCAAGGTGCATTCCTACAGGACCGTGGTCCAAAATTTG ggTATTGTTTTGGATACGGCCAAATCGCTTATATTTCCTCTTCCACTTTTGTCTGTTGCTCATCAACAACTTATTCTTG GATCTTCATATGGTCAGGGTGATGATAGTGATGTCACATTTGTCAAG GTCTGGGGAAAGTTGCTTGGAGCAAATATTCAAGATGCAGCCAGTGCAGAACTCTACGAACCTGAGCAACTGGCTAGACAAATTGTTGCCAAATCTGTTGTCGTAAAGAGAATTGGTTTCATTGGTCTTGGAGCAATGGGATTTGGCATGGCAACTCACCTGTTGAAATCAAATTTCTGTGTTGTTGGTTATGAT GTGTATAAACCAACTCTCACTCGATTTGCAAATGCTGGTGGTTTGATTGGCAACTCTCCAGCAGAAACATCTAAAG ATGTTGATGTACTAGTAGTTATGGTCACAAATGAAACTCAAGCGGAGAGTGTTTTGTATGGAGATCTAGGAGCAGTTGCAG cctTACCATCAGGAGCATCTATCATCCTATCTTCTACAGTATCCCCTGCATTTGTGAGCCAACTGGAGCGACGCTTACAAG GTGAAGGCAAGGGCTTGAAATTGGTGGATGCTCCTGTTTCTGGTGGTGTCAAGAGGGCCTCAGAAGGAACACTTACG ATAATGGCTTCTGGTACTGATGAAGCTCTTACATGTACCGGCTCAGTTCTCTCAG CATTAAGTGAGAAGCTTTATGTGATTAGAGGAGGTTGTGGGGCTGGAAG TGGTGTAAAGATGATTAATCAGTTGCTCGCTGGAGTTCATATAGCATCAGGGGCTGAGGCAATGGCGCTTGGAGCTCGATTAGGTCTCAATACAAGGATGCTGTTTGATTTCGTCAAGAACAGTGGAGGAACATCCTG GATGTTTGAGAATCGTGTTCCGCACATGTTGGACAACGATTATACACCGTATTCTGCACTCGATATCTTTGTGAAGGATCTG GGAATTGTTTGCCGTGAATCGTCATCCCTTAAAGTTCCACTTCATATTGCAACTGTTGCACACCAACTATTCCTGGCAG GCTCTGCTGCTGGCTGGGGTCGGCAAGATGATGCAGGTGTCGTGAAG GTTTATGAGACCCTCACAGGTGTTAAAGTTGAAGGAACACTTCCTGTACTTAAGAAAGAAGTTGTCCTGCAGTCTCTTCCACCTGAGTGGCCCCTGGACCCCATTGATGATATTCATAGACTGAACCAGAGCAATTCAAAAACGTTGGTGGTTCTAGATGATGATCCAACTGGAACTCAAACTGTTCATGATATTGAAGTATTAACAGAATG GAGTGTTGGGTCAATAGTTGAGCAATTTAGGAAAAAGCCTAAATGCTTTTTTATCTTGACCAACTCCAGGTCATTGAGTTCTGAAAAG GCGAGTGCACTGATTAAAGATATCTGTGGAAACCTAAGCATAGCCGCTAAGTCAGTTGAGAATATTGATTATACAGTAGTTTTGAGAGGCGATTCAACACTACGTGGTCATTTTCCAGAG GAAGCAGATGCAGCAGTTTCACTACTTGGTGAGATGGACGCATGGATCATTTGCCCATTTTTTCTTCAAGGAGGGCGTTATACAATCAAAGATATACACTATGTTGCAGATTCTGATTG GCTTGTCCCTGCAGGGGACACAGAGTTCGCCAGAGATGCTTCTTTTGGCTACAAATCTTCAAACCTCCGTGAG TGGGTTGAGGAGAAAACTAGAGGCCGTATTCCTGCTAGCAGTGTTTCATCTATATCTATCAATCTTTTGAGGAAAGGTGGGCCAGATGCTGTTTGTGATACTCTTTGCAACTTGCAGAAG GGTTCAACTTGCATAGTTAATGCAGCAAGTGATCGAGACATGGCTGTATTTTCAGCTGGAATGATTCAG GCAGAATTAAGGGGGAAATCCTTTTTATGCCGCACTGCTGCTAGTTTTGTTTCTACCCGAATTGGAATTATTCCAAAAGCTCCAATACTGCCAAAGGATCTAGGAATaaccaaagaaagaaagggcGGGCTTATAGTTGTGGGATCGTATGTtcccaaaacaacaaaacag GTTGAAGAACTTAAATTACAATGTGGCCAGTTTTTAAAGAAACTAGAG GTTTCTGTTGATAAAATTGCCATGAAGTCATTAGAAGAGAGGGAGGAGGAAATCAATAGAGTGGCTGAGATGGCAAATTTGCTCCTTGGGGCTTGTAAAGACACTTTAATCATGACCAGTCGAGAACTCATTACTGGAAAAA CTGCTTCTGAGAGCTTGGAAATCAACTTTAAGGTGAGCTCTGCTTTGGTGGAAATTGTGAGGCGGATATCAACAAGACCACGATACATTCTTGCAAAG GGTGGAATCACGTCATCCGACCTAGCTACAAAAGCTCTAGAAGCAAAATGTGCCAAAGTAGTTGGACAAGCCCTAGCTGGCATTCCATTGTGGCAGCTTGGTCCAGAAAGTAGGCATCCAGGAGTTCCATACATTGTTttcccag gtAATGTTGGTGACAGTAAAGCACTAGCTGATGTTGTGAAATCTTGGGCGCTTCCTTCCCGACTTTCATCAACAAAAGAACTTCTTCTT AACGCAGAGAGAGGTGGATATGCTGTTGGAGCATTTAATGTCTATAATATGGAAGGGGCTGAGGCTGTTGTAGCTGCAGCAGAGGAAGAAAATAGTCCTGCGATTCTACAG ATTCATCCTAGTGCACTGAAGCAAGGAGGAATTCCATTGGTTGCTTGTTGTGTCTCTGCTGCTGAACAGgccaat GTTCCAATCACTGTTCATTTTGATCATGGAACTTCGAAGCAAGAGCTAGTTGAAGCTCTTGATTTG GGATTTGATTCATTAATGGTAGACGGTTCACATCTTTCTCTCAAGGATAATATAGCATACACGAAGTATATATCACTTTTGGCCCACTCCAAAAACATGCTGGTGGAGGCTGAACTAGGGAGATTGTCAGGGACAGAGGATGATTTGACTGTTGAAGATTACGAAGCAAGGCTGACTGATGTTAATCAG GCTGAAGAGTTCATTGATGAGACTGGTATAGATGCTTTGGCAGTGTGTATTGGGAATGTACATGGAAAGTACCCTGCAAGTGGTCCAAATCTCAGACTTGATTTGCTTAAG GATTTGCATGCCTTGAGTTCTAAGAAAGGTGTATTTCTGGTGCTGCATGGAGCATCTGGCTTGTCCGAGGAACTTATCAAG GCTAGTATTCAGCGGGGTGTGACGAAGTTCAATGTTAACACTGAGGTGCGCAACGCTTACATGAACTCACTAAGCAACCCCAAGAAAGATCTGGTCCATGTGATGGCTTCAGCAAAAGAAGCCATGAAAGCTGTGGTAGCAGAGAAGATGCGCTTGTTTGGTTCATCTGgaaaagcatga
- the LOC7474828 gene encoding uncharacterized protein LOC7474828 isoform X2, protein MATDGAAVVGFVGLDDLSLDMAAALLRAGYKVQAFEIDETLVDKFLNLGGTRSASLIEAGKEVAALIVLISHVDQINDVFFGQQGVLKGLQKGALIILRSTILPSYIQNLEKRLRDEDSMAHLIEAYVSRGFSEVLKGRTMITSSGRSEANAKAQPILSAMSEKLFTFEGEVGTGSKIKMVNELLEGIHLVAALEAISLCTQAGIHPWIVYDIISNAAGNSWVFKNHIPQFLRGDTKVHSYRTVVQNLVWGKLLGANIQDAASAELYEPEQLARQIVAKSVVVKRIGFIGLGAMGFGMATHLLKSNFCVVGYDVYKPTLTRFANAGGLIGNSPAETSKDVDVLVVMVTNETQAESVLYGDLGAVAALPSGASIILSSTVSPAFVSQLERRLQGEGKGLKLVDAPVSGGVKRASEGTLTIMASGTDEALTCTGSVLSALSEKLYVIRGGCGAGSGVKMINQLLAGVHIASGAEAMALGARLGLNTRMLFDFVKNSGGTSWMFENRVPHMLDNDYTPYSALDIFVKDLGIVCRESSSLKVPLHIATVAHQLFLAGSAAGWGRQDDAGVVKVYETLTGVKVEGTLPVLKKEVVLQSLPPEWPLDPIDDIHRLNQSNSKTLVVLDDDPTGTQTVHDIEVLTEWSVGSIVEQFRKKPKCFFILTNSRSLSSEKASALIKDICGNLSIAAKSVENIDYTVVLRGDSTLRGHFPEEADAAVSLLGEMDAWIICPFFLQGGRYTIKDIHYVADSDWLVPAGDTEFARDASFGYKSSNLREWVEEKTRGRIPASSVSSISINLLRKGGPDAVCDTLCNLQKGSTCIVNAASDRDMAVFSAGMIQAELRGKSFLCRTAASFVSTRIGIIPKAPILPKDLGITKERKGGLIVVGSYVPKTTKQVEELKLQCGQFLKKLEVSVDKIAMKSLEEREEEINRVAEMANLLLGACKDTLIMTSRELITGKTASESLEINFKVSSALVEIVRRISTRPRYILAKGGITSSDLATKALEAKCAKVVGQALAGIPLWQLGPESRHPGVPYIVFPGNVGDSKALADVVKSWALPSRLSSTKELLLNAERGGYAVGAFNVYNMEGAEAVVAAAEEENSPAILQIHPSALKQGGIPLVACCVSAAEQANVPITVHFDHGTSKQELVEALDLGFDSLMVDGSHLSLKDNIAYTKYISLLAHSKNMLVEAELGRLSGTEDDLTVEDYEARLTDVNQAEEFIDETGIDALAVCIGNVHGKYPASGPNLRLDLLKDLHALSSKKGVFLVLHGASGLSEELIKASIQRGVTKFNVNTEVRNAYMNSLSNPKKDLVHVMASAKEAMKAVVAEKMRLFGSSGKA, encoded by the exons ATGGCGACTGACGGTGCTGCGGTTGTTGGATTCGTCGGATTGGATGATTTGAGCTTAGACATGGCCGCTGCGCTTCTTCGTGCTGGCTACAAAGTTCAAGCTTTCGAG ATAGATGAAACTTTGGTTGATAAATTTTTGAATCTAGGGGGAACGAGAAGTGCCAGCCTTATTGAGGCTGGGAAAG AAGTTGCAGCTTTGATTGTTCTAATATCTCACGTGGATCAAATCAATGATGTATTTTTTGGCCAACAGGGTGTTTTGAAAG GATTGCAGAAAGGGGCACTTATCATCCTACGTTCAACCATTCTGCCATCATACATCCAGAATCTAGAGAAACGTCTCAGAG ATGAAGATTCGATGGCTCATCTAATAGAAGCATATGTCTCCAGGGGATTTTCTGAAGTCTTAAAGGGAAGAACCATG ATTACATCCTCGGGAAGGTCTGAAGCTAATGCGAAGGCGCAGCCTATTCTTTCTg CAATGTCCGAAAAGCTTTTCACCTTCGAAGGTGAAGTAGGCACTGGAAG taaaattaaaatggtGAATGAGCTGCTTGAGGGCATTCATCTTGTTGCTGCACTGGAGGCGATTTCTCTTTGCACTCAAGCTGGAATTCATCCATGGATAGTCTATGATATTATTTCCAATGCTGCTGGAAACTCATG GGTTTTCAAAAATCATATTCCCCAGTTTTTGAGAGGTGATACCAAGGTGCATTCCTACAGGACCGTGGTCCAAAATTTG GTCTGGGGAAAGTTGCTTGGAGCAAATATTCAAGATGCAGCCAGTGCAGAACTCTACGAACCTGAGCAACTGGCTAGACAAATTGTTGCCAAATCTGTTGTCGTAAAGAGAATTGGTTTCATTGGTCTTGGAGCAATGGGATTTGGCATGGCAACTCACCTGTTGAAATCAAATTTCTGTGTTGTTGGTTATGAT GTGTATAAACCAACTCTCACTCGATTTGCAAATGCTGGTGGTTTGATTGGCAACTCTCCAGCAGAAACATCTAAAG ATGTTGATGTACTAGTAGTTATGGTCACAAATGAAACTCAAGCGGAGAGTGTTTTGTATGGAGATCTAGGAGCAGTTGCAG cctTACCATCAGGAGCATCTATCATCCTATCTTCTACAGTATCCCCTGCATTTGTGAGCCAACTGGAGCGACGCTTACAAG GTGAAGGCAAGGGCTTGAAATTGGTGGATGCTCCTGTTTCTGGTGGTGTCAAGAGGGCCTCAGAAGGAACACTTACG ATAATGGCTTCTGGTACTGATGAAGCTCTTACATGTACCGGCTCAGTTCTCTCAG CATTAAGTGAGAAGCTTTATGTGATTAGAGGAGGTTGTGGGGCTGGAAG TGGTGTAAAGATGATTAATCAGTTGCTCGCTGGAGTTCATATAGCATCAGGGGCTGAGGCAATGGCGCTTGGAGCTCGATTAGGTCTCAATACAAGGATGCTGTTTGATTTCGTCAAGAACAGTGGAGGAACATCCTG GATGTTTGAGAATCGTGTTCCGCACATGTTGGACAACGATTATACACCGTATTCTGCACTCGATATCTTTGTGAAGGATCTG GGAATTGTTTGCCGTGAATCGTCATCCCTTAAAGTTCCACTTCATATTGCAACTGTTGCACACCAACTATTCCTGGCAG GCTCTGCTGCTGGCTGGGGTCGGCAAGATGATGCAGGTGTCGTGAAG GTTTATGAGACCCTCACAGGTGTTAAAGTTGAAGGAACACTTCCTGTACTTAAGAAAGAAGTTGTCCTGCAGTCTCTTCCACCTGAGTGGCCCCTGGACCCCATTGATGATATTCATAGACTGAACCAGAGCAATTCAAAAACGTTGGTGGTTCTAGATGATGATCCAACTGGAACTCAAACTGTTCATGATATTGAAGTATTAACAGAATG GAGTGTTGGGTCAATAGTTGAGCAATTTAGGAAAAAGCCTAAATGCTTTTTTATCTTGACCAACTCCAGGTCATTGAGTTCTGAAAAG GCGAGTGCACTGATTAAAGATATCTGTGGAAACCTAAGCATAGCCGCTAAGTCAGTTGAGAATATTGATTATACAGTAGTTTTGAGAGGCGATTCAACACTACGTGGTCATTTTCCAGAG GAAGCAGATGCAGCAGTTTCACTACTTGGTGAGATGGACGCATGGATCATTTGCCCATTTTTTCTTCAAGGAGGGCGTTATACAATCAAAGATATACACTATGTTGCAGATTCTGATTG GCTTGTCCCTGCAGGGGACACAGAGTTCGCCAGAGATGCTTCTTTTGGCTACAAATCTTCAAACCTCCGTGAG TGGGTTGAGGAGAAAACTAGAGGCCGTATTCCTGCTAGCAGTGTTTCATCTATATCTATCAATCTTTTGAGGAAAGGTGGGCCAGATGCTGTTTGTGATACTCTTTGCAACTTGCAGAAG GGTTCAACTTGCATAGTTAATGCAGCAAGTGATCGAGACATGGCTGTATTTTCAGCTGGAATGATTCAG GCAGAATTAAGGGGGAAATCCTTTTTATGCCGCACTGCTGCTAGTTTTGTTTCTACCCGAATTGGAATTATTCCAAAAGCTCCAATACTGCCAAAGGATCTAGGAATaaccaaagaaagaaagggcGGGCTTATAGTTGTGGGATCGTATGTtcccaaaacaacaaaacag GTTGAAGAACTTAAATTACAATGTGGCCAGTTTTTAAAGAAACTAGAG GTTTCTGTTGATAAAATTGCCATGAAGTCATTAGAAGAGAGGGAGGAGGAAATCAATAGAGTGGCTGAGATGGCAAATTTGCTCCTTGGGGCTTGTAAAGACACTTTAATCATGACCAGTCGAGAACTCATTACTGGAAAAA CTGCTTCTGAGAGCTTGGAAATCAACTTTAAGGTGAGCTCTGCTTTGGTGGAAATTGTGAGGCGGATATCAACAAGACCACGATACATTCTTGCAAAG GGTGGAATCACGTCATCCGACCTAGCTACAAAAGCTCTAGAAGCAAAATGTGCCAAAGTAGTTGGACAAGCCCTAGCTGGCATTCCATTGTGGCAGCTTGGTCCAGAAAGTAGGCATCCAGGAGTTCCATACATTGTTttcccag gtAATGTTGGTGACAGTAAAGCACTAGCTGATGTTGTGAAATCTTGGGCGCTTCCTTCCCGACTTTCATCAACAAAAGAACTTCTTCTT AACGCAGAGAGAGGTGGATATGCTGTTGGAGCATTTAATGTCTATAATATGGAAGGGGCTGAGGCTGTTGTAGCTGCAGCAGAGGAAGAAAATAGTCCTGCGATTCTACAG ATTCATCCTAGTGCACTGAAGCAAGGAGGAATTCCATTGGTTGCTTGTTGTGTCTCTGCTGCTGAACAGgccaat GTTCCAATCACTGTTCATTTTGATCATGGAACTTCGAAGCAAGAGCTAGTTGAAGCTCTTGATTTG GGATTTGATTCATTAATGGTAGACGGTTCACATCTTTCTCTCAAGGATAATATAGCATACACGAAGTATATATCACTTTTGGCCCACTCCAAAAACATGCTGGTGGAGGCTGAACTAGGGAGATTGTCAGGGACAGAGGATGATTTGACTGTTGAAGATTACGAAGCAAGGCTGACTGATGTTAATCAG GCTGAAGAGTTCATTGATGAGACTGGTATAGATGCTTTGGCAGTGTGTATTGGGAATGTACATGGAAAGTACCCTGCAAGTGGTCCAAATCTCAGACTTGATTTGCTTAAG GATTTGCATGCCTTGAGTTCTAAGAAAGGTGTATTTCTGGTGCTGCATGGAGCATCTGGCTTGTCCGAGGAACTTATCAAG GCTAGTATTCAGCGGGGTGTGACGAAGTTCAATGTTAACACTGAGGTGCGCAACGCTTACATGAACTCACTAAGCAACCCCAAGAAAGATCTGGTCCATGTGATGGCTTCAGCAAAAGAAGCCATGAAAGCTGTGGTAGCAGAGAAGATGCGCTTGTTTGGTTCATCTGgaaaagcatga